The Hippoglossus stenolepis isolate QCI-W04-F060 chromosome 12, HSTE1.2, whole genome shotgun sequence genome segment CCACTGCTTCCTCCACAGCTCTGGGGGCTTTCCAGAGACAATCTTACACTCAttctcactctctgtgtgtgtgtcactgcactCCGGAGGCTTTTGTCACTAAAGTGTGGGTGAGGCAATGGATTCCTGCACCACAAAAACCCAACTCCCACACACATGTCCACACCTCGGTTGCTGCATTTCCCATCTCCAACCACTAATAACACGCATATCCTCCCATAGGTGAGGCAAAGTCCAGGCTTTGGCCCGCGGCCGACTAAACGGTGACTCACGGCGGTTACCGCAGTCATTCGATGAGATCCGGAGATCACAAGTTACCATCAAGGTGGTGTAAGAGGAGAAGGAAGTCCTCAGGGCTCAACCCCTCCCCTGCTGTTGATGGAAAATGGTGGATGCATCTTTACACATCACAGCTTTCTGCAGGAAAATAAGCCATTGGCTGCTTTTTAAGCCGTTAGATCAAACCAAGTGAGACACACGTCAGAAGTTTTGGAAAATAACAAACTCTGCTCATCTTATAAACAAAGGAAGACGTTTGTTGGGATCATGCAAAATCTTtgcctttaattttctttcacttGCATCTCGCAGCTTTGATCCCGAGCTCTAAAGGTAGGCCTGCCGTGCGGTGTGCTAGTGGCCCGGACACAGGCtttgaaaccaaacactgactGCCTCCTGTGGCCCCGGGGAGCCCGTGAAAGTGATGTAATGGGAAGACTCCTCGGTGGTGGGCAGCGGGGCTGAACAGTGGTTAGGAGCCCAGATCAAATGGCCTTAATTTCCGAAACCTTCGTGTCCCGTTTGACATTAACAGCCCACCTGTCGAGACCAGCGCACATTAGTTAGGCTCATGAGCACAATGAGCTCATGTAAAGCTCAGTTTCTGGGAATGTATGTGAAATCACAACGCCTGGCTCCCTGTCATACTGGAAATCCTTGTGGCAGAAACTGTTAGAAGCCACATACCCAGTACATGCTGAGAAATGACTTATAATGTGCAAGCTGTGGTACTGAGAAATCTGCCATTGCAGATGCTAAGAAGCATTAACGCCACATATTACAATAAATCATACAGACGTCTTGGGAAATAAACAGTGAATTTGAAGTCAGGCTTTGATAGAGGCTGGATCAGGCTTATGTGCATCTCCCACATGGTTTGTAAACAATAACAGATTTTCATCAGACGTGTTTGGCCTTTTGGCCGACGGCTTCTCGGacaaatataacataatatgTCCCCTTCTCTACAGCTGTCACTGGGCCTCCTGGGCTGCCACCACAAAATGTAATAACTGGAGAGATGTTTCCTCATCTAAACACCAGCCCACCCTGACCCCAACCCccactctcctccctcccaACCAGCCAGCTCCCTTTTGTCCTGGATCGTTGGTAAGCTCCTTGCATTTCTCTGTCCTCCGTGTGCGGAGGGATAAAGGGTGCAGGGTGCCACATAGACATCTGTCCCGCAGATATGGTGCGAATGCGTCTTGCTGATATGGATATTAATGCACTCTGTGGATTCATTCAAGCTGCTCTATATGGTCTTTAATGCAACACTCCTCCCGCTGAGGACACATCAATGCATTCAAGTCCCCTGACAGTGCAGCCTATTgttacagttacacaactgttaTATGTGGACAAAGCCATATTGTTTACAATATAGaatatggtttaaaaaaaaagtccagatgTTACcataaaatgtcattatcatcatcatcctgtaaATCCCCAACACCCgctccacacactctctcacacacacacacacacacacacacacacacacacacacacagccctgaaaGATGAACTTAGATTAAGTACCTCTTCATCATCAACAACATTTATTATTCTCCAGAATATTCTTAATGTGCTTGagattaataatgaatattttcacatttctttaaatataataacaaatatttaaaaaacattaatttcatCCATTTATTAGTTTGCTGCAttactttaagaaaaaaataacccCTTATCCTTTGATATGAAGCCCAGCTGAGTCAGTAGTTAGTAACCAGGCAGATATCACAGCTTATTTGTTGGAGTCAGAGTTCATCTATTCTTGATTCTGATTTCACCCACTCCTCTAGTTCTCATTGATCAAGTCAGAGGACTGTGAGGGTCGTTCAAAAGCTCCAGCTTGTGCTTCATGAAGTCGTTCACGTTGGATTTTgaggttttctttaaaaatgttcatgtcAGTTTTCTGAGTGACTGCAGGACATCTGTATGCAGACTTTGCTGATGTTTAGCGGAATCCATTATTCTCTCTATCTGTGTCACTGACCTTTAGCCATTTCACGATGTAGCCTATTTAACCAGCTCCCTGCTTTGACCCCTGCAGCCATCAGTTTATGGTAATAGCCCAACTTCTCTGCTTCCTTGCAATTGCGTTGATCTGCTGTCAACACTGCTGACTCAATAGGGGGATACttattcaaagaaaacaaaccaaatgtttgtcttttctatttattcCAAATTAGATGAGTTCCTCCACAAACTTCACTCGTACACTAAGGCGCTGCTGGCTGTGAATCACTGCTATAAATCaccaataattattattattatttatataattatcattattatttcagagttgtttttttcactgtgaCTTTCTAGACAGCCAAGGACACCTTacaatatatcataaataaacattggaataattaaagtaaaaccaagAGTTACATTCCAAATtaggcaacacaaacacaagaaaagttAAAAGGTTCAACCAAGATATAATGCCCCTCTATTGATAAACATGGTTTCCTAATTACATCATAACCCATCAAATGCATCCACATGCACACCATATAGTCATGAAACAGGCAGGGACTCTGTCACTGTTACATAACCCATGTGCTGCcctgctgcaggaagctgaggaTCACCTTCAGGAGAGCCAGCTACCTCAGCACTACTGCTTGACTTGCCAACCATGAACCCACCAGCTCTAATCACCTGTAAAGCCTGTCCCAAGAATAATGATGCAGCATCATTTTCCACTTTGGTTCAAAATTACGACCGTTGCGACCGATGTTGACTTTGAGGCCAGTGCAGCGCCTGTCGGTGCCAGCTGATCCAGAGGTATGTCAGCAGTGGCCACAGAGCAGATGCTGGCGCAGCAGCACATCTGACGCAGATCACAGCTGGCAGCTCTGTCTGCAGCCGGCCTGACAGGTTACATCAGTTACACGAGCGGTGCTGCTGAAAAGCCGAGCCAGAGCAGCCTTCCGcgtattttctcttttaaatgaCCTAAAGATTCTTTGATGCGGAGACAAATCTCTCTCCGCCAGAGGGTCTCGATTAAAAACCTCCGTACCACTGCCAGACGCTGGAGCTCACGCAGAGTCGGCGGAATTCCATGTCtactgagcgtgtgtgtgatcAATAAACTCCTGAGCCATGAATCTTCTTGAGCTACCTCCAGCTACGTCCCCTATATTATGAATAGACACAAATAGTCCGTGTCTGAAACAAAAAAGAGCGTAGCTTTAATTTCACAGCTGTTTGTTGACAGTCACAGAGTTTGACAACACGTCTCGCCGTATCACTGTAAAAACCCTTCAGAGAGCTCTTTTGTGTTGTACCGCCAGTGTAAACCCTTCACAGAGGCTCTCTGACAGCTCTAAAACCCTGTATTCTGTTCTACTGTTTATCCTTTACTGTAAGCTGCCTGCGCGTGGACAGAGATTCCATTATCTCCCGGGACGAAGCCGAAAATCCtcaagacaaaagacaaaacatatttatttctgCAGCTAATGAAAACCGTGAAGATTATCAAcagtatgaaaacatttacatctgcTCGACAAATGACAGTGTTATTTGACTATAAGAAATGAAACCACGTCTTTGTTAGAAGACAGTAACtgtttatttatccattttctTGTCCATGCTAGTGGATGAATAAACCATGAAAGGTACAGGACACAGTCGTACCATTAAATACTGATTGACTTTCAAAAAGCGCATCCTCAGGTTGACTAGACACACGAGGGAGGCTCACATgaagaaataatgaatgaacTGCGGCGCTGCTTTGTTTGCTCAGAGAGAAAACTAGCACAGCTCGTCCTAATGAACAAATTAATATCACACATTCAGAACCAGAAATGCCTGCAGTAGTCTCCataaattagaaataaaaatgaaataaaacccaGTTGTTTTGAGGACTAAGCCGTCTTTGACTCTGCTCGTGGTCTACACTCTTATACACAGAACAATTGCCCGCACTGTGCTCCAACTCACAATCAATTATTCAGCATGCAATCCATTTTGAGGCTGTATgaggatggaggaaaaaaatgaattgtgtACATAAATGCATGCATGTGACACACTAACTCTTTTAGCAGCTCTTCGGGTTAGGTCACAACCCTGTTATGGGGTGCGTGTAGTAGAGCCACTGAATAGTCTCGCTGTGTGTGCTGTATACGCactgacacaaataaaaacttgttGTCAGCACAAAATAAAGCACACGCAAAGTGCAGGGTTTGGATTCTTCACATTAGGCTGCATGTTTTAAACATTCTTGTAGTGCTGCTAGAATGTCCGGCAGAATAGCGTTTCTGTTCTCCTTAGACATCTGAGTGGGGAGAGGACAGAGATGAGCAGAAGTCATGACTGATATATGAAGTCTGCAGATCatgtaaaatcacattttgtaCTGTGGGATCAAAGCCTGATAGAATACAATGTCCTCTTTAAGATGATCAAACCAGATGAAATAACTGACCATGTTGgctgaaatgaaacaatattTACACTGTCTGGTTACCTTGTATAATATGATAACTGCCCCTGCATAGTGAGGACTTTTGCATGACAATATCCATAACTGAGTCTTCCGTGATTaatcattttgacatttgagaCCACCCTTTGTTGTTGAATCAGTCACGCATGATTTAGAGTTAATCCTGCTATCGGAGTGAGGGATAATGCAGGGCATGCCCCTTCTGCGCTGGAGAGCAGACTGACTGGCCTCCTAAGACCAAGTGGGTGCAGCGAGAACAGTGTGCAATAGCTAGTGTGGGACTTATAAGCTCCTAAACTGacctaaatatattttctttacagtgaGGGCGCTGTTATTTGTACTCACGGCAAAGACCTTGACATCTCCCCTGCTCCGCACCTCTTCCACGAGACCCAGCGGTTTACCCTTGGGGATGGGGATGGTGCCCAGGATGGTGCAGGAAGAGCTTTCTAAAGTTTGTCTCACTGCTCTGATGAACGACTGGCTGAAAAGCTCCATTTTGCCAATTTCGTCAATGATGAACACCTTCCTGCTGCCCCCATCTGCCGCCCCGACCTGCACACGAGAGATGTTAATGTTAGCATTATGCAAGGAGCGCTGACAGTTCGCGCAGAGATTTATGCTTCGTGTTAATCACATTCTGGAAATAAAAGGAAGGTCAGTTTGGAcatcttttaataaaaaagataagATGTGTTCCCCTTGGTGGCTGTGTGTCTAATCTAATGTCATCATATTTAAGTGAATCTCACTGACTGACAGTATGACTGTGACAGTGGTTGCATTTTACATGTAATGGTTGAGCAGGGCTTTAAGTGAGATGAAAGTGGAAGTGCCGCCACGACACAGACACCTTCCTTCACAGGGCATATGTAGGCGTCACTCGGGGCTCATTTACATGCCAGATTAATCACGGTCAGTGACAGCCAGACGGCACCACTAACACTAAAAGTGTCACTCTGGAATTCATGTGTTTGCAAGCTTCCAATTATTCCATCAATTCTGAGAAAGTCAAAGGTTTGATGATTCTTTAAGGGGGGGGACACGGGAGTGTTTAGCTTACTCTGATCTATTGATGAgggtgagtaaaaaaaaaaaagcacatatgGCCATCTTACATTTCTGAAGAGGGGGAGAGCCAGATTTTCAAATGAAGGTAAGTCGACCACATACTGCCCAACTGTGTACTCCCGTCTTCCATGAGACGCAGCAGCACCGTCTCTGTAAGTCGAGATGAAGTGAGGGTTAGTCAAAACAAAGTGATGAAGGAGAGCAGATAGTGAGCTTCAGACAGGAAGACAACCCCGGCTACCTGATTCTGGACAGGTGGCCCCTCTCTCCTGTCACGGTGACGACATCAAAGCCGACTCTGCGGCCTCCCTCCCTGACCTCCTCTGTGTAAAACCCCTCAACTCCCACGCCTGATGACACCAGAGCTTCACAGGCTTTCTGGACCAGAGTGGTTTTCCCCACACCTTCAATCaagaacaaagagacacaggaaaacaaCTGTGAAATCACCATTTTAAGCTGGCATACACTTAGTGCTAAACAGTGGGAGCTGTTTAAATTATGCACTAGTAATGTTTACGCTTTCTTACGCCTTAATAAATTCTCTCAGTCAACTATATACATAAATCTATGTATTGATTACCACATGGGTCAGAGAGGCTTGTGAGCACCAGGTTATAAAGCAACTGTTaatatttcttctttaaaatcCAGAGTTCTGTTAAACGAGAGTTCAAATTACCAAAAAGAGGCAAAACTaccaaaaacagacacaaaaacacaaaggtgcaagAAATGatcacaaatatacacaaaggaatcaaaaccaaaacaaccacAAGTGACTAAAAAGACACTAAATGGCCACAGTGAGACAAAAAGGGCCAAAAGTAGACGAGGTATAACCACAAAAGGATGCAAACCAGAGACACAAGATCCTGTGTAGGCAGAGTGCGGCGCCTTCCACCTCTCTGTGCCCAGGGGCCCATTTTCCCATAATCGCTCTATGAACAGTTTATTAGGTTCAAAAGCAGACTGCTGCAGTCTACTGTAACAGCCGGGCAGTAAAATAGATTTTACCATCGTGACGCTTTATAATGTTTAGTCTGTCATTTATATCAGTGAGGGCAGAGTGAATAACTGAGACACCTCTgaaacacataataataataatgatggaaTAAAATAGAGTTCGTCAGCAACACAAACTACAGTCAGATCAACACCTGCACATTAAAACATCCGTGTTGTACAAACATGAATTTATCTACGTGAGTATGATTGAttgaaaaactgtgaaatgcTGTTTAAAGGTAACAAGCTGTGTGAACAACTCTACTGTACATGTCGACAGCATCAGCACAAAACAAGCGAACAGGGACTCGAACTTTATTATCGGTGAACACAGTGGATGTGGTGAGTTACCTGGAGCTCCTGTCAAGAACACGTGTTTGATCATTTCTGTTTACACCGTCAAcacgttgctgctgctgctgctgctgcacaacttCCGTATACATGGATGTCTGACGCATGCGCAGTTCGCACCAGACTCcagcacttttattttgaaaagcgtGACATGGTTTAGCTGATTTCTCggtgatttgtttgatttaaccATAGACTTCATAAATTCAACATtagtaacaaaacaaaaaaaactgttaaacactGTTAAACTAGTGtctaaaaactgttaaaatgtttttttatactttataaatgaaaacaaaaggtaaaacaaaaaggattATGGTGGTTGAAACGTTGTATATTATTATGCATATTTCATTCAAAGTAAAATCCCTGTTCTTAAACACTTAACAATTAAAAGTTTGTGGATTACTACCAATGCATTCATGTATCAGTAGCAATGCATAGTATTTTGTAGTAttagtattttcttttactcttaATCTTAAAAGTAACCAGTAATTATAACCACTAGATATTTGAAGCAGAGTTAAAAGGAAATTGAAGTGgaatataattattaaattttCACAGTGTAAATCATTGTCATGGTTAAGTTGTTCCACTGCAACTCAACACTGTAAAAAGAAACTCTCCACACGACTGTATcatgcaaaacacaacaaatctgGTTTAAAACCAATGAAATACCTCTATGCTTTGCCAATCAAGTTATATTGGTAGAAACTAAAGTGACCAGTACCCTGAGATCAGGAGCTGCTCTTAGAGAAGTAGTAGAGTttcattttttgattttattaaaacaaaatcttTTATATAAAAGATTTATATAAGCTGTGTGTACAGTGAGAGTTTCATATGTTTCTAAAAGACTCATGTTCCAATGCTTTGTACAGATGTCCAGTAGTCTCTTTCATTAATATGAAATGATCACATTATTTCCACATAaagattgtctttttttaatttaatcatcAATATTAACTAAAGGaaaacatacacatttacacatttataagaTGAGTACAGGACAATACCATCTGTTTCACTTTGTCAAGAGaaatactgtgtttttaaatttgtgtttctttacatTGTGTAACCAGGGAGTTTGTTGGCCACCAGCTCAGAGATATGTCGATATTCTTTTCTAAAATCTAGAGATCCAAGCTcatcctccacttcctctgcctcctgtgGTTCAAAGGTTGATGTTGATTCTACAGAGATTCCTCGGAGTGTACTGCTGTTCTTGGTCGACTCGCTCCTTTCACATCTTGATGATACGAAACTCTCCGCACGGGAGCTCCTTTccgctctgctgctctctgtcatCTGCTTTCTGGAGCATACGGTTCGCAGGGAAGCCGAcccgtctctgtctccatcatcggaggagaagctgagggcAGAGGCGTGGTTTCGCGGTCGAATGATGTGCGTGGCCCTCAGAGACCTCTGTGGTGAGCTGGGAGCTTTGAGGGCCACAGGGAGGACTGCTCTCCTCTGCACGGATTCAGAGCCCGAGTCAGGGTTGTAGCAGTCGAGGCGGACAGGAGACTTAGGGGTTTTGGCTCTCGAGGGCTCGGGGCTACTCACAGGGTCAGGAGAGTAGGCATCACTGGGTTCAAGACTGTTAAAGTCATCGGCGTAGTCTGCTTCTTCATTTCCCTTATCGGTGTAGTCTCCTTCCTTGTTTCTTTCCCGGCTGGAGTCTGAAAATGACGACTTAGTGCTGCTGTGTCTGCTACTTTTTGAGGATTTAATTTTCTCTTCGTCTCGTTCAGACTCTGATCGATTTGAAACACTGTGACGCTCGCTGTTGTCTTTGCTTTGGGCGGCGGCACTGTCACTGTCCACACTGGGGATGTGAATACACTTCAAGTCTCTCCTCTCAGAAAGAGAGGGTTCCTCTGAAACCCTCCGAGGGTCTCTATCTTCCTCATCATGAACTTTCCCGGgctgttttttctgttgatgtATGGTTGAGTCCACCGAGATGGTTTGCATCATCGTCtcaatattttcattgaaaCTGAAGCTCTGACTTAATACTGATTTCCTTTGACTGGACTTCAATGCTTTCGGCTTTCCTTTCCTCATACTCGTCTGTTTTTCATTCTGCATTAATTCCACGCATTCCCGATGTTTTACTTTATGATGTGACACTTGCTTCAACCTCAGATTAAATGTTCTGGTGGTTCCATACACAAGCTTCTTCCTGGTAGATTTACTGGAGCTTTTCCTCTCAATCAAAGCCTCTTCTCGATTGTCTTTCTTTTGTACAGATGAAGGTGAAACTATTGGAGTAGAGCAGTTTCTCGGAggatgtaaatgtttaaaacaggGACTCGTCCCCTGTCTGCTTTTCTCCAATGTTTTTCgtggtgtgtctctgtgctcagCTGACAGCTCTGTGGATCCAGGCCTGTAAATCCACGCCAGATTGGGATGAATGGACATGGGTTGCTGTGGGTTCTGGTTATTTAACTGTG includes the following:
- the ntpcr gene encoding cancer-related nucleoside-triphosphatase → MIKHVFLTGAPGVGKTTLVQKACEALVSSGVGVEGFYTEEVREGGRRVGFDVVTVTGERGHLSRIRDGAAASHGRREYTVGQYVVDLPSFENLALPLFRNVGAADGGSRKVFIIDEIGKMELFSQSFIRAVRQTLESSSCTILGTIPIPKGKPLGLVEEVRSRGDVKVFAMSKENRNAILPDILAALQECLKHAA
- the map10 gene encoding microtubule-associated protein 10 — translated: MSGGQINDTVQTLFSFELYVENIRVDKDAQVSDELALGVRLLDFPTLLIYQPQHHHGDDEHPGERAEDKRGDHPFNRGKSCFFLMNLNSLHSRLPNTPLYAMVLDVKEEIPRLVGSSLISLDKVMDRVMQDVAQHGVSAPSSHGERGLFGMCSLTGEKTGSISLSYKLLSLGTSLLPHVADRRGLKSMSVHGGQRVQASIEEKNISTESQRLAHSPTLDKSDGNIPNTAPASAKNCKDKQDVAVCVATEDTPRSQSPHTLQETGNCYEKDLSLFCPPHLYYSKSAKSKNEGWVYKHLTPDSNAFTFEDSCSETSDNKIEALSSVMLDQRVRSKGKASRNQETSIVSPNVLGETLQQLPLLNALLVELSQLNNQNPQQPMSIHPNLAWIYRPGSTELSAEHRDTPRKTLEKSRQGTSPCFKHLHPPRNCSTPIVSPSSVQKKDNREEALIERKSSSKSTRKKLVYGTTRTFNLRLKQVSHHKVKHRECVELMQNEKQTSMRKGKPKALKSSQRKSVLSQSFSFNENIETMMQTISVDSTIHQQKKQPGKVHDEEDRDPRRVSEEPSLSERRDLKCIHIPSVDSDSAAAQSKDNSERHSVSNRSESERDEEKIKSSKSSRHSSTKSSFSDSSRERNKEGDYTDKGNEEADYADDFNSLEPSDAYSPDPVSSPEPSRAKTPKSPVRLDCYNPDSGSESVQRRAVLPVALKAPSSPQRSLRATHIIRPRNHASALSFSSDDGDRDGSASLRTVCSRKQMTESSRAERSSRAESFVSSRCERSESTKNSSTLRGISVESTSTFEPQEAEEVEDELGSLDFRKEYRHISELVANKLPGYTM